From the Primulina tabacum isolate GXHZ01 chromosome 15, ASM2559414v2, whole genome shotgun sequence genome, one window contains:
- the LOC142526535 gene encoding clathrin interactor EPSIN 1: protein MDFMKVFDQTVREIKREVNLKVLKVPEIEQKVLDATEDEPWGPHGTALAEIAQATKKFTECQMVMNVLWTRLIETGKNWRFVYKALAVIEYLVAHGSERAVDDIVEHTFQISSLASFEYVEPSGKDLGINVRKKAETIVALLNNKDKIQEARNKAAENRDKYVGLSSSGITYKSSMSSVSGGGFSNRDKYGGFGNDSDGDRIKDSYKNNDRYDEDKYERPTKSKKESSRNSSKGQGSTASGASNTTKASVPDKSASITSQSSITQTDKHGDDDFDDFDPRGTSSAKPSAGSNQVHLFGQNFVGDLLDAPISFSADKLTSENDPSEVDLFADAAFVSATPQPQVAKVPMPQTNVDLFASQPAPAVSSPMDFFATPEPAPQLDDDAPKSDATISTFDPFAAIPLNNFDGFASVSSINSHTYPSSTASNQNSSGEGSHGNSNGSSLETKSPLKKDAFQVKSGIWADSLSRGLIDLNITAPKKVNLTDVGIVGGLTDGSEEKEKGPLPSFYQGRAMGIGSGLGKSSLASTTSTNNDFFSSLSSQQYEFGSFQK, encoded by the exons GTTTTGGATGCGACAGAAGATGAACCCTGGGGTCCTCATGGTACTGCATTGGCAGAGATAGCACAAGCCACTAAGAAATT CACTGAATGCCAAATGGTTATGAATGTTCTTTGGACGCGATTGATAGAGACTGGCAAGAACTGGCGTTTTGTTTACAAG GCTTTGGCTGTTATAGAGTATTTGGTGGCGCACGGATCCGAACGTGCTGTTGATGACATAGTAGAACATACTTTTCAGATATCT TCTCTAGCAAGTTTTGAGTATGTTGAGCCAAGTGGGAAGGATTTGGGGATTAATGTGAGAAAAAAGGCAGAAACTATTGTGGCTCTTTTAAATAACAAAGACAAAATACAAGAAGCGAGGAATAAAGCTGCTGAAAATCGTGATAA GTATGTTGGACTTTCATCATCTGGAATAACATACAAGTCAAGCATGTCCTCAGTTAGTGGCGGTGGCTTTAGTAACAGAGACAAATATGGAGGTTTTGGTAATGACAGCGATGGCGATAGAATCAAGGATAGTTATAAGAACAATGATCGATATGATGAAGATAAATACGAGAGGCCTACCAAATCAAAGAAAGAATCTTCTCGTAATTCTAG CAAGGGTCAGGGCTCTACAGCTAGTGGCGCATCAAATACAACAAAAGCGAGCGTGCCAGATAAATCTGCATCAATCACCTCACAAAGCTCAATTACGCAGACAGATAAGCATGgcgatgatgattttgatgattttgaTCCACGGGGGACTTCAAGTGCAA AACCTTCTGCCGGAAGTAATCAAGTGCATCTGTTTGGTCAAAATTTTGTTGGTGATCTCTTAGATGCACCAATATCCTTTTCGGCGGATAAGCTTACTTCTGAAAATGATCCATCAGAGGTTGATTTGTTTGCTGATGCTGCTTTTGTATCAGCAACACCCCAGCCACAAGTAGCTAAAGTTCCTATGCCCCAG ACCAATGTTGATTTATTTGCTTCGCAGCCTGCTCCCGCTGTTTCTTCACCGATGGATTTCTTTGCTACACCTGAACCAGCTCCACAGCTTGATGACGATGCACCAAAATCAGATGCAACTATCAGCACATTTGATCCATTTGCTGCGATTCCACTAAACAATTTTGATGGATTTGCTTCTGTTAGCTCAATCAATTCTCACACATATCCTTCATCAACAGCATCCAACCAAAATTCTTCGGGTGAAGGAAGCCATGGGAACTCAAATGGATCTTCACTTGAAACCAAGTCTCCACTTAAGAAGGATGCGTTTCAAGTAAAATCTGGAATATGGGCAGATTCTTTGAGCCGGGGACTCATTGACCTAAATATAACGGCTC CCAAGAAAGTCAACTTAACAGATGTAGGTATTGTTGGCGGGCTGACTGATGGAtctgaagaaaaagaaaaaggacCTTTGCCTTCGTTTTACCAGGGTCGAGCTATGGGCATTGGTTCAGGACTTGGTAAATCGAGCCTCGCTTCAACGACATCAACCAATAATGATTTTTTCTCCAGTCTTAGCAGCCAGCAATATGAATTCGGGAGCTTTCAGAAGTGA